The nucleotide sequence AAAATAATTTCTATAATATGGTATTGTTGGGGTGAACACAAAAAGGGGGATATTCATTGGTAAAGAAGTTTGCGATTATTCTAGCTATAGTGTTACCGATTTTTACCTTTGTGATATACACAATATTTTCCGAGTCTAATGATACAGAGGTAAAAATCGAAGCTTATATGATGAACTCGATGTCTCATGAAGAAGGTACATATAAGAAAGTGAATTCTGTCATTGAAATTGATAGTAAAGACCCCAAAAATTATATTGAAGTACAGATGATAGAAGACATTTACGATGAGAAGGATCAATACATAAAAACGAAAGTCATCCAATCTACTCAAAAAGGTGAGCAAGAAAAAACCTTAAACGAAGAAACAACTTTATTTTTGCCTGATCAATTCGAGTTCAATGATGGTCATAGATTTCCTATTGGAGAATCTTTGACTGCCGATGAAAAAGCTCAAGTCCAAGAGTTGATTGAGGAAGAAATAGACTTCTAACTAGGTATATTCAGGTATTTACTTAAGAAAAACATTATATAAAAATCCTCTAATCAAGCTAATATTTTCACCACAAACTTTGTATCAAGTCCTTGGCAACAAGAATCTGAGTTTTGGATTCTTGTTCAGAAAATTAGTTCAAATGGGATGATCATAAATGAATCGAAAAATCGCAGCGTTTGATATAATTTTTTATGGTGCACTTCCGTATCTTATTTGGACATACGGACGCGATCCGATGGGCGATTATTATGCTATGCTCCTATCAACTGTGCCAGGTTTTATTTACACTATTTATCGATTTGTTAAAGAAAAGCAAATCAACTTTTTAGGACTCTTTATCATAGTATCATTGCTCATCTCCACTCTAGTAAACGTGCTCTCTGGAAATGCGGAAGATATGTTGTGGAATCAGGTATACATAGGGTATGTAACTGCTAGTGTTTTTCTGATTTCCATCCTGGTGAAAAGACCGCTAGCGTTATATTTTGCAATAGATATGGCGTCACTACAAGGGTATAAGAGGAGCGATAGTAAATGGCTATTCACGAGAAAAGGTCTCTTCATGTGGTTTCAATTGTTTACAGGGTTGTTTGTCTTCAGAAGTCTTTTTCAAAGTGGATTAAAAGCTTGGCTAATCGAACAATATGGTGTGGATGGATATGGGAAAATGATTATTTATATGCAAGTAAGTGGATGGATTTTTAGCGGTTTGATTTTAGGAATGATGGTATTACTTAGTTATAAAATAAATCAACACTTGAAAACAAATGTCTTTAAAAGCTCTACCACTTCATCAACAACCAATCAAGAGGGAGAGAGGTAAATGGAATATTCACATGCAGAACTAAAAAACTTGAGAGTCAAATATGCTGTAGCAATGAACATTCAAATTCTTCTATTGATTGGTGTTATGATATCAATTGTTCTTATGTACGAGGTCACTATAAGTCACATGCATTTAGTGTTGTCAATCATTTTCATTCTAGATGCAACTAGGCTTGTATGGAAAGGTGACTCAACAAAGTCGATCATACCAATTTATCAACAAATGCATACATATGAGAAACAAATAAAAGGAGAAGCTTGGCTGGAAGACCGAAAGAGAGCTATTTTTCTTCAATATTTTTTGGGGTTTTTCTGGCTTATCTTATCATTTGCAGGTATGGGCGAGGATAATACATTAAAATCAGATTTCCAAGTGGCTGTTATAATAGCTTTTGTTGTAGCATTGGTTAATGTGGTATGGTTTCTTGATAAGAAAAAAGAGTACCGAGAGGAAGATGAGGGGGGCGGTATATCAAACGCTGTGAAATTTCTCGCTGGTTTAACGATTGCTCTTCTCATCCTAGCATTTGCAATAATATTTTTTCAGTAGAGGCATGTTTGATCATGACTAAAATATTTAACTCGTTCATCGAACTGATTTCTGCCTTTTTCTTTTACCAATAAGAGGGTAGAATAGGGTATAGACGAATGAACGAATAACAAAGGACGGATCAACATGGCGAAAACAAAAGCACCAGTAACCAAGAACGAATATATAGATGTAACATTTGTGGACCTTACGCATGAAGGTCAGGGGGTGGCCAAACTCGATGGCTACCCGATATTCGTACCGTACGGGCTGCCAGGTGAAAAGGCACAAATCAAAGTCGTGAAAGTGAAAAAAAATCTCGCATTCGGGAAATTGGTGGAGCTACATGAAGCAAGTGAAGATCGAATCGAACCACCGTGTGATGTCTTCTACAAGTGTGGTGGCTGCCAGATTCAACATATGAGCTACGATCTCCAACTACGTATGAAACAAAAACAAGTACAAGACGTCATGAAAAAAATCGCACAAATGTCTGATGTACCTGTCCATTCTACAATCGGTATGGAAGACCCATGGAATTATCGCAACAAAGCTCAGATTCCTGTCGGTAAACGAGATGGGAAAATTGTAACTGGCTTTTATCAAATGCGTAGCCACAACATCATAGACTTGGATGAATGCCCGGTACAAAATCATGTGAATGACATGATCATCCGTGAAATGAAAACGATTATAGGTGACTTAGGCATTGAACCATATGATGAACAAAGTCATTCTGGAGAAATCCGTCATATTGTCGTCCGATCAGGTTATCACACCGAAGACGTAATGATTGTTGTAGTCACGCGAACGAAGAAATTGACCAATGAAAAAGAATTCGTGGAAAGAGTAAAAAACTTGAGCCCTGCGATTAAAGGAATCGTCCATAACATTAATCCGAAACAAACGAACGTCATCATGGGAAGAGATGAAAAGCTTCTATGGGGAGAAAGCGAGATTACTGATAAAATTGGTGATCTTGAATTCTCGATCTCAGCTCAATCTTTCTATCAAGTGAATCCTGAACAGACAGAAAAACTGTATGAACAAGCGTTGAAGTACGCTGATTTAAGTGGAAAAGAAACTGTTATTGATGCTTACTGTGGTATCGGGAGCATTTCGCTATTCCTTGCACAAAAAGCCAAGAAGGTTTATGGAGTGGAAGTTGTTCCTAAAGCGGTTGATAATGCTAAAGCTAATGCAAAGAGAAACCATATTGATAACGCAGAATTCTATGTCGGACAAGCAGAAAAAGTCATGCCATGGTGGAAATCACAAGGTCTAGATCCAGATGTCATTGTCGTCGACCCACCACGAAAAGGTTGCGACGAAGAACTGTTGGAAGCAATGATCGCGATGCAACCGGAACGGATTGTGTATGTATCGTGTAACCCATCAACATTGGCACGTGATTTGAAGATATTATCCGATGGTGGATTTGAAGCGAAGGAAATCCAACCAGTGGATATGTTCCCACAAAGTAATCATGTAGAATCCGTAACATTAGTTGAGAGAAAGTTGTAGAACTACGAGAATCAAATAGAACGTAAAAGAAGACAGGGAGATCCTTTTATAACAAGGATCTCCCTTTTTTATTAAACTAGTGCAATAAAGTATTTACCCGTCCACCATAAGAAACCTAATGTTGCGATTGTAAAAGTTACTACTACCCATTTAGGTTTGTTATTCCTTCTAGCATTTAAGAAAAGCAAAAAGAAACTAACTGTTAATACAGCAAATAATAAGAACATCCAACCATTCATTCTTAATTTCCCCCTCAAATATTTTTAAATTTAATTGAGTATTATACGATTCCGAAAAATGGATGTTATTTATAACTCTTTAATAGGTACTTACTAAACTAAATTCTAATTCCTAATATTGAAATGACCCCCGAAAATTAGTTTTTCTAACTTCGGGGGTCTTCCATCATCATTTGACTATTTGATCAACTGTAACACCGAGCTTATCAAGAATGAATGAATAGGTTTCTGCGGATTCCTTCAAGTGGTTGAAGCGGCCTGAAGCACCGAAATGGCCGGCACCCATATTAGTTTTTAACACAGTGACGTTATCATCGGTTTTCATGGATCTTAGGCGTGCAACCCACTTGGCCGGTTCCCAGAAAGCGACTCGAGGATCGTTAAGACCAGTGGTGATATACATATTTGGATAGTCTTTTGCTTCAACATTATCGTACGGACTATATGATTTCATATAGAAATAGTCCTCTGCCTTGCGTGGGTCTCCCCATTCATCCCATTCTAACGTGGTAAGAGGAATGGTTTCATCCAACATAGTCGTGACTACATCGACGAAAGGCACTACTGGAACAATGACTTTAAATAGATCTCCAGCCATATTGGCTACTGCACCAACGAGCAAGCCTCCTGCGCTTCCACCACAAGCTGCCATTTTGCTTGGTGTTGTAAATTCATGTTCAATCAGATAGTTTGCTGCAGCTATAAAATCGGAGAACGTGTTTCGTTTATTCTGCATTTTCCCATCAATATACCAATTTCTCCCCATTTCTGAGCCACCACGAACTTGCGCTGTGACTAGCACGACTCCTTTGTCCAAGAGTGGGAGGTGATAAGGACTGAAATGAGGATCGCTGTTTGCTCCATAAGATCCATACCCATAAAGAACTAAAGGCGCAGGTCCAGATTTTAGCGCTCCTTTACGATAGACAACAGTCATTGGAACTTTTACACCATCATCGGCTACTGCCCACAATTGCTCTTGATGGTAGTTAGAAGAATCATATTCCCCACTTACAGGAGCAACCTGCAAGCAATGTTTCTCACCAGTCAACAAGTTTAGTGAGTAAGTTGTATCTGGAGTAAGATGGGATTCATATTTAATTAACACTTCCCGTGCCTCATAGCTTTGTCTAGATACTACCGAGACCGAATAAATAGCTTCATTCCACTCAATTCTCTCTAAATCATTGTCTTGAAGTAGCCAGATTTGCGTCAATCCGTTCTCCCTGCCAAATAGAATTAACCCATCTTGAAAAGGGCACATGCCTTGAATAAAACGGTCCTTGTTATACTCTATAACTTTTTCCCGTGAATCAAGATCATTTAGTGGGCAGCGAAGTAGCTGGAAGTTAACTGCTCCTTCATTAGTAAGTATAAGCAGGTCATCGCCCCAATGTTCGACATCATATTCTATACCGTCTCTTCGTTCATCCAACAATCGTAAAGGGGACATTGGGGAATCTGCGTCTAACAAGCGGATCTCACTCGTCGTCTTCGAACTTGACTCAACAATAATAAATCTACCGCTTTGTGATTTCGACATGAATATTGTAAAGGTGGTATCTTTTTCTTCATAAAGTAGTTCATCACTATTTACATCAGCTCCAAGACGATGCCGCCATACACGGTACGCACGCTGTTGTTCATCGACAGTCACGTAAAAAATATATTCACCACAACGGCTCCATTCTAAACTACCAGCTATAAAGACATTCGGAATCCGGTCAGGTAGAAGCTCTCCAGTATGCATGTCCTTTATGTAGACGGTATACCGATCGGAGCCATCACGATTTTCTAAATAAGCTAATAGGTTATGATCGTCACTCATACGCTGGACTGTCACATTTAAATATTCATCCTCTACGGCAAGCTCATTCAGATCGAGTACCACTTCCTCTGATACTTCTGTCAGTTGCTGACGGCTAGTCGCTCGTTTGCGTGCATAGATAGGGTATTGCTTTTCTTTGTCCATGCGTGAATAGTAAAAGAAATGCCCATGCTGTACCGCTACGTTCACTTCTGAATCTGGAACCCGATCTACCATGCTTTGATAAATTTCTTCAGTTTGTTTTTCCATTGGACGCATGATCTCTTCATAATAGTGGTTTTCTTCCTCTAAATAATCAATCACCTCTGGATTGGTTTGGTCTTTTAGCCAATAAAAGTCGTCTTCTCGCACATCTCCATGCATTTTATGTTGGTGGGGGATGCGTTTTGCTACAGGTGGTTTCATCAAATTCTCCTTCCTTATACTTAATTATTTTCGCGCCAGGGTAGTTGAAATCCTCTATTTATTACCATATTTTACTGCCAACTAAGTGTGGATTATAATAGATTATTAAAGTGAAATAGTTAGTAAAGAATAACGAATACGAAGCAGCTGATAAAAATTGCTGTTATTATTAAGGTGTTACCTAATTGATTAAGGAACAGGAGGTTTAGACATGGATAATAATGATATATTAATCAGATTAAGATATGCACTGGATATAAAAGATAGCGATATGATAGAAATGTTTAAGCTCGGTGGCGTTGAGGTGACCAAAGAAGAACTATTAAAGATACTTACAAAATCAGAAGAGGACCTCGATGGTGAGGAGGACTATGAGGTTGAAGCTAAAAATGAAGAACACATAAAATGCACAAATAGTATGTTAGAGTCGTTTTTAAATGGGATGATCACTTTTAAAAGAGGTGCTCAAGAGCCAAAGCCCGGACAACCTTCAAAACCAGACCGATCGATCAAGAATCATTCAAGTGTGAATAATGTCATGCTTAAAAAAGTGAAGATAGCCCTATCATTAACGACAGAAGATATCATTGATATTTTTGAAGATGCAGGGGTCACGATTACAAAAGGTGAATTAAGTGCTTTCTTAAGAAAAGAAGGTCACAAAAATTATAAAGAATTTGGAGATCAATTCGCTAGAAATTTCTTAAGAGGGTTAACGATAAAATATAGAGGTTAAGCTTTTCCAACTACTGATCCAAAAAGAAAGGAGTTTAAAATGAAGAAGGATAAACAATATACTTCAGAATCCGCCCTTAAGGAAAAGGCAGTGTCTTTTCTCGAACTTGTAGTATCAGGCGATGTTCGTGAAGCCTATAGAAAATATGTTGGAGAAGACTTCCGACATCATAATCCTTATTTTCCAGGTGATGCCGAAGCCCTCATGTTGGGGATGGAAGAAAGTGAAGAGCAAACTCCAAATAAGATATTTAACATCAAACATGCTCTTCAAGATGGAGATAGTGTGGCGGTTCATTCCCATTTAAGGCAGAGTGAAGATGACATTGGAATGGCTGTAGTACATATTTTTCGATTTGAAAATAACCAAATTGTTGAGATGTGGGATGTTGGGCAATCCGTTCCTGAAGAATCTCAGAACGAGAATGGAATGTTTTAAAATGCATTTTCTTTGAGTGATTTTAATAGGCCTATACTAACTAATACCGAAAGACTTCTGTGAATAATTCAATCTACAGAAGTCTTTTATTAATGGAGAATATTTCTTGGATGAATCGTATTTGAATAAATATTTATTGATAAACAATAAATTAATTGCTATAATCCTTATAAATAATCAAATCTTTTTAAGTTTAAAAGTGAATCGTCAAATGAGAAATCGTTGTTTATTAGAAATTCATTCGCATTCATAATTTGAAAAAAGAGGTGTATTTTCATGAGGAAAGGTTCTACTACATTTTTAAAGGTAGTTGTTGTTATCATTGCATTAGCTGTAGTTGCATTGTGTATCTTTGTGTTACCTATGATCGCTAGAGCTGTGGCAGGTGATCAAACGTTTGCTAAATGGGTTTATCCGGTGTTGATAGGCATGTATATATCTGTTATACCTTTTTTTGTTGCAATGTTTCAGTCAATAAAATTATTAGGCTATATTGACAAGAACGAGGCATTTTCTGATATGTCGGTAAAAGCGTTAAGGGTTATTAAATATAGTGCGTTAACCATCAGCCTGGTCTACACGGCTACGATGCCTTTCTTTTTTATGATTGGTGAGCTTGACGACGCTCCGGGAGTGATTGTAATCGGTATGGTATTGGTATTTGCATCTTTCGTTGTTGCAGTCTTTGCATACGTACTACAAAATATCTTAAAAAGTGCACTAGATATCAAATCCGAAAATGATCTAACTGTGTGAGGTGAAAAAAATGGCCATAATTATAAATGTGGATGTGATGTTAGCAAGGAGGAAAATGAGCGTCACTGAACTATCAGAAAAGGTAGGCATAACAATGGCTAACCTATCTATTTTAAAAAATGGTAAGGCGAAAGCGATTCGATTCTCTACGCTAGAGGCGATATGTAAAGCTTTAGACTGCCAACCAGGAGATATTATTGAGTATGTTCCAGAAGAAACAGAAGAAACAGAAGAAAAGGGGTAGATGGTCAACCAAATATGGTGATGCATGAAAAATTGCCCTACTTGTACATCAAAAAGTCAAAAATAATTCGTTCTAATTGTTTTAAGATCCATCTCTAAAAGGAATAACATAGGTAGGCTCTAAATTAGAAGGAGGTCTATTTATGAGTAAAGTAGCAATTATTACAGGTGGAGGAAGTGGTCTAGGTCAAGCCACCGCAGTAAAGTTAGCTGAAAAAGGAATCAATATAGTTATTGTTGACATCAGTGAGGAAGGTGGTCAAGAAACCATTGATTTGGTAAAGAAAGCCGGCTCTGATGCTTTTTTCGTAAAAGCCGATGTTTCAAAAGCTGATGAAGTGAAAAAGTATGTCGATCAAACAGTTGAAAAATACGGCACGATCGATTACTTCTTTAACAACGCTGGAATCTCTGGAAGCGGGAAACAGTTCTTGGATACAGATATTGATGAGATAGAGACAATTGTTGGAATCAATATGCTTGGTGCCTTATACGGTATGCATTATGTAGCAGATGTGATGGTGAAAAACGGTGGGGGATCCATTGTTAATACGTCATCAAGTGCGGGCGTTATTGGTCAAAGTACAGTTGTCACATACTCAGCCACTAAACATGGGATAGTCGGTATGACGAAAAGTATGGTCGCTGAATACGCGAAGGACGGATTACGTGTCAATGCGGTTGCACCCGGACCAACTGAAACGCCAATGGTCAAAAAATATTTTGAAGATAATCCTGAAATGAAAGAAAGCGCTGAGCAAGGCATCCCTCAAAAGCGTTTAGGAACTCCTGAGGAAGTAGCAGAATTGGTCACATTCTTACTCACATCAGATGCACCATACATTAACGGTGATGTGATACGAATTGACGGTGGATTTACGAGCACAAAGTAGTTATTTTAATTAGGACTTCGAGATTTCGAAGTCCTATTTTTATTCAAACGTAATTAATGCTCGTACCTTATTAACCACTACCCTTGCTTTTGCTACCTATCCCTTGTAAGATGAATCCACATTCGAATATCATTCATATGAATTCTTATGAAAACCTGTACCTGTACAGATAGAGAGAACAAGGGAGGGCGACTAATGAGAATGAATCAATGGATCGCTTATAGTTTGGTCATTACTGGTGCTGCACTATGGGGGATTGTCGGGTTATTCGTTCAATATTTGAATGGATATGGACTTTCTTCGTGGGATGTTGTTACGGTAAGACTAAGTCTATCAAGTATCATTTTAGTTTCATTATTGGCCATTTTTTCAAGGGGTTATTTGAAAATCCGACTCCGGGATCTGCCGTACTTCATCGCACTTGGTGTGGTGAGTATCGCAATTTTTAACTGGTTTTATTTCCAAGTCATGGAGCTCGCATCTCTGTCGGTGGCGGTTGTGTTTGTGTATTCGTCACCAGTTTTTGCTACAATCATTTCCTACTTCTTCTTTCGAGAGCCCATTACCGTCGCAAAACTCATCGCAATAGTTCTAACCATTTTTGGCAGTGCTCTAGCCATCGAATTCATCCCATTAACTGAATCGACTCTGAGTATGCAGACGATTCTTTTCGGTTTGTTGGCAGGGTTGTTCTGTGCTACCTACAGTCTTCTTGGGAAAGATATCAGCCGTTACTATCACCCGTTTACAATTACATGTTACGCAATGGTTTGTGGGAGTTTGTTTCTGATTCCTACTAGCCAAATTTGGCAGCATCATGAAGTATTGATGAACCCTGACGTTTGGGTTCATATGATCGGCATTTCAATATTTTCTACGGTCATCGCTTATTTGTGTTACACCATTGGACTCGCGTATATCGAATCGAGTCGAGCGACAATCTTGTCATCTACTGAGATTGTAATCGCAGTTCTCGTCGGAGTTCTCGTGTTTAAGGAAAACCTTACTATGTGGCAATTCGTAGGAATCCTTTTTGTGTTAGCATCACTAGCGATTACGGTGTTCTCGTTTAGAAATATAATCCGCACAAAACAATAGAACATCAAGAACATTCTAGGAGACGACCTAATAGATATCCATCAAAATGGTAGTACTTCTGTAGAAAATTTGATATATTAAATATAATAATATAAAATATTTTATTAGTTTTAGAAAAAAAGTTGGAATGATTATGCGAAAACTGAACACATTTTTAGTGACTGGATATTCGCGTGCGCCTCAAGGCACTTCGATGTATGAGGTTCACAAGCATGCGGGTATTGTACTTGAAATTAACTTTGATACGCATACAATCGAAAGAGTAGACTTTACCTTTGTAGCAGATCTAACAAAAGACTTTTTCAAAAGGTTACTTGAAGGATATTGCTTGGAAAAAGGTTTGGATTCGTTGATTGAACGTATTCAGAGCCATTACTTTGCACCCTCACAACAGGCAGTTATTGTTGCGTTACAGGCAGCAGTTCAACGCTATTGGGATTGTTTAAAAGAGAAAAATGAATAATCTAGTTTGGTTAAAGTGTTGTAGAGAAATGACCTTTCTCTATTTACTCATTGGAACCTAGCTAATAACTACACCTGCTTATTGTGGGCATGCTGTGGTTATTTTAGCTAGGTTTTTATTATTTTATGGGAGGTTAGGAAGATGGAAAAAATCATTACATGTCAAAAAGCTATCTCTAATATTAAATCTGGGGATACCGTAATGGTAGGTGGGTTTGGTTTAGTTGGATGCCCACTACAATTGGTTGAATCAGTAGAGGAGACAGATATAAAAAATTTGACTGTTATTAGCAATAATTTGGGTGAGCCAGGTAGTGGTCTAGGTAAATGGGTGATTCAAAAGCGTGTAAAAAAAGGCGTAGGTTCGTTTTTTACCTCGAATCCTGATGTTGTAAAAGCATATCAAGATAAAGAATTAGAGATAGAGTTAGTACCCCAAGGTACGTTAGCTGAATCAATTCGAGCTGGTGGTGCTGGAATTGGAGGTTTCTATGTAAAAACGTCGGTCGGAACTAAATTGGCAGAAGACCTTGAGGTTAAAGAAATTAAAGGCACACCTCATGTGTTTCGAGAGTCATTTACAGCTGATGTTGCTTTAATCAAAGCACATAAGTCCGATCGGTTAGGAAACTTAGTTTATACCAAATCTGCACGCAACTTTAACCCAGTTATGGCAACTGCAGCAAAATATGTTGTTGCGGAAGTTGATGAGATTGTTGAAATCGATGAGTTATCACCGGAAGAAATAGTGACTCCTCATTTATTTGTTGATGCCATAGTCTGTCCAGGGGGTGAAAATAAATGAATATGAAAGAGCGCATCGCTGCACGAATAGCAAAGGAATTTTCTGACGGAGACATTATTAATTTAGGGATTGGAATTCCTACTTTAATCCCCAATTTTATATCAGAAGATCTGGATGTTTTTCTTCATTCAGAAAATGGAATTTTAGGAGTTGGTCACACTCCAGAAGAAGATGAAGAGGATCCTAATATAGTGAATGCAGGTAAGAAACCTGTAACCGTAAATAAAGGTGCTTCTTTTTTTGATAGTGCAAGCTCTTTTGCGATGATTCGTGGGGGACATATTGACATATCTGTGCTAGGTGCATTAGAGGTTAATGCAAAGGCACAGATATCTAATTGGGCTGTACCTGGAAAACCAGTCTTAGGTGTAGGTGGGGCGATGGACCTTATTGAGGGATCAAAAAAAGTGTTTGTTACAACCACACACGTAACAAAGGATGGAAAGCCTAAGATTGTACAAGAAAATAAGTATCCTCTTACATCCTATAGAAGTATTGATATGATCGTTACAGATAAAGCAGTATTCCACGTTCAGGATGAAATGTTAATACTAACTGAAATAGCACCAGAGAGTAGTTTAGATGAAGTGGAACAATTAACAGAAGCCCCATTCCAAGTGAGTGAATCTATAAAAAAGAACAAATGAAAGGAGAGTTAGTATGGTAGTAGTTGTAAATGCGTATCGTACAGCGATTGGCAAGTATGGTGGTTCTTTGTCTGGTCATACTCCAGAATCATTGCTTACAACATTGATGAAGAATAACTTATCAAGTGCCGGGTTGTCATCCGATTTGGTTGATCAAGTCATCATGGGTCAAACGAAACAAAGTGCTCACGCTGCAAATATTGCTCGTGTTGCTAGTTTGGCCGCAGGTATACAAGAGACAACACCCGCCCATACCGTTAATATGCAATGTGCATCAGGCATGCAAGCAGTTTATGATGCATGGATGGCCATTGAAACCGGTCAATCAGACGTTGTTATAGCAGGTGGTGTAGAGAGTATGTCACAAGCCCCATTTTACACTGTAGGAAATCGGTTCCAACCTAAAACAGGGAATCAAACACTCTATGATAGCAACACAGAAAGTCAGAATAAGTCACAACCAGAAGATATTTATGGCAGCTTCAACATGGGTGAAACTGCGGAAAATTTAGTTGAGAAATATAGTATTTCTTTCGAGGAACAAAATGATTTCGCATACAAAAGCCAAATGAAAGCGAAGAAGGCAATAGAAACTAATCGATTTTCCGATGAGATTATCCCTATTGAAGTGGCCGACGGTAAACGTAGAACCCGTTTGTTCGCGAGGGATGAGCATCCAAGAGATGTAACGTTTGAAAAGTTGAACAAACTACCTCCAGTTTTTAAGAAGGGGGGAACGGTCACCGCAGGTAACTCGTCTGGAAGAAATGATGGTGCTGCGAGTTTATTATTAATGAGCGAGCAAAAGGCTGAATCACTAGGTTTGAAACCAGTGGCTAGGATTAAATCATTGGCTTCTGCCGGAGTGAATCCAACCGAAATGGGAATTGGCCCTGTCGCATCAACCCTCAAGGTTCTAAATCGATCAGGTCTTTCTCTAGATGAGATTGATTTAATCGAGTTGAATGAAGCTTTTGCGGCTCAGTCTTTGGCTGTTTTAAAAGAATGGGGAGAAAAACATCACCACAAAGTGAATGTGAACGGTGGTGCAATAGCGTTAGGACACCCGTTAGGTTCATCAGGAGCACGTATTTTAGTAACGCTTATCCATGAAATGCAAAAAAGGGAGTCCAATTATGGCTTAGCTACCTTATGTGTAGCAGGGGGTCAAGGTGTTTCAACAATTGTTGAGAATTATAAGTAGAAAGCGAAGTGAAAACTTGAGCCAAGATCATGTGTTTCATAGAAACTTCAATAATAATTACCCACTCATTGAAAGGGGCGAAGGTGTTTATCTTTATGACACACAAGGGGTTCGTTATTTGGATGGAAGTTCTGGGGCTGTAGCTGTAAATATAGGTCATGGAGTGCAAGAAGTAGTCAACGCTATGACTAAACAGGCATCTCATGTTGCTTATGTTCACACTTTACGTTTTGAAACTTCACTTCAACATGAACTTGCATC is from Halalkalibacillus sediminis and encodes:
- a CDS encoding VC0807 family protein; the protein is MNRKIAAFDIIFYGALPYLIWTYGRDPMGDYYAMLLSTVPGFIYTIYRFVKEKQINFLGLFIIVSLLISTLVNVLSGNAEDMLWNQVYIGYVTASVFLISILVKRPLALYFAIDMASLQGYKRSDSKWLFTRKGLFMWFQLFTGLFVFRSLFQSGLKAWLIEQYGVDGYGKMIIYMQVSGWIFSGLILGMMVLLSYKINQHLKTNVFKSSTTSSTTNQEGER
- the rlmD gene encoding 23S rRNA (uracil(1939)-C(5))-methyltransferase RlmD; translated protein: MAKTKAPVTKNEYIDVTFVDLTHEGQGVAKLDGYPIFVPYGLPGEKAQIKVVKVKKNLAFGKLVELHEASEDRIEPPCDVFYKCGGCQIQHMSYDLQLRMKQKQVQDVMKKIAQMSDVPVHSTIGMEDPWNYRNKAQIPVGKRDGKIVTGFYQMRSHNIIDLDECPVQNHVNDMIIREMKTIIGDLGIEPYDEQSHSGEIRHIVVRSGYHTEDVMIVVVTRTKKLTNEKEFVERVKNLSPAIKGIVHNINPKQTNVIMGRDEKLLWGESEITDKIGDLEFSISAQSFYQVNPEQTEKLYEQALKYADLSGKETVIDAYCGIGSISLFLAQKAKKVYGVEVVPKAVDNAKANAKRNHIDNAEFYVGQAEKVMPWWKSQGLDPDVIVVDPPRKGCDEELLEAMIAMQPERIVYVSCNPSTLARDLKILSDGGFEAKEIQPVDMFPQSNHVESVTLVERKL
- a CDS encoding S9 family peptidase — encoded protein: MKPPVAKRIPHQHKMHGDVREDDFYWLKDQTNPEVIDYLEEENHYYEEIMRPMEKQTEEIYQSMVDRVPDSEVNVAVQHGHFFYYSRMDKEKQYPIYARKRATSRQQLTEVSEEVVLDLNELAVEDEYLNVTVQRMSDDHNLLAYLENRDGSDRYTVYIKDMHTGELLPDRIPNVFIAGSLEWSRCGEYIFYVTVDEQQRAYRVWRHRLGADVNSDELLYEEKDTTFTIFMSKSQSGRFIIVESSSKTTSEIRLLDADSPMSPLRLLDERRDGIEYDVEHWGDDLLILTNEGAVNFQLLRCPLNDLDSREKVIEYNKDRFIQGMCPFQDGLILFGRENGLTQIWLLQDNDLERIEWNEAIYSVSVVSRQSYEAREVLIKYESHLTPDTTYSLNLLTGEKHCLQVAPVSGEYDSSNYHQEQLWAVADDGVKVPMTVVYRKGALKSGPAPLVLYGYGSYGANSDPHFSPYHLPLLDKGVVLVTAQVRGGSEMGRNWYIDGKMQNKRNTFSDFIAAANYLIEHEFTTPSKMAACGGSAGGLLVGAVANMAGDLFKVIVPVVPFVDVVTTMLDETIPLTTLEWDEWGDPRKAEDYFYMKSYSPYDNVEAKDYPNMYITTGLNDPRVAFWEPAKWVARLRSMKTDDNVTVLKTNMGAGHFGASGRFNHLKESAETYSFILDKLGVTVDQIVK
- a CDS encoding DUF1456 family protein yields the protein MDNNDILIRLRYALDIKDSDMIEMFKLGGVEVTKEELLKILTKSEEDLDGEEDYEVEAKNEEHIKCTNSMLESFLNGMITFKRGAQEPKPGQPSKPDRSIKNHSSVNNVMLKKVKIALSLTTEDIIDIFEDAGVTITKGELSAFLRKEGHKNYKEFGDQFARNFLRGLTIKYRG
- a CDS encoding nuclear transport factor 2 family protein → MKKDKQYTSESALKEKAVSFLELVVSGDVREAYRKYVGEDFRHHNPYFPGDAEALMLGMEESEEQTPNKIFNIKHALQDGDSVAVHSHLRQSEDDIGMAVVHIFRFENNQIVEMWDVGQSVPEESQNENGMF
- a CDS encoding DUF2975 domain-containing protein encodes the protein MRKGSTTFLKVVVVIIALAVVALCIFVLPMIARAVAGDQTFAKWVYPVLIGMYISVIPFFVAMFQSIKLLGYIDKNEAFSDMSVKALRVIKYSALTISLVYTATMPFFFMIGELDDAPGVIVIGMVLVFASFVVAVFAYVLQNILKSALDIKSENDLTV
- a CDS encoding helix-turn-helix domain-containing protein, which codes for MAIIINVDVMLARRKMSVTELSEKVGITMANLSILKNGKAKAIRFSTLEAICKALDCQPGDIIEYVPEETEETEEKG
- a CDS encoding SDR family NAD(P)-dependent oxidoreductase, whose protein sequence is MSKVAIITGGGSGLGQATAVKLAEKGINIVIVDISEEGGQETIDLVKKAGSDAFFVKADVSKADEVKKYVDQTVEKYGTIDYFFNNAGISGSGKQFLDTDIDEIETIVGINMLGALYGMHYVADVMVKNGGGSIVNTSSSAGVIGQSTVVTYSATKHGIVGMTKSMVAEYAKDGLRVNAVAPGPTETPMVKKYFEDNPEMKESAEQGIPQKRLGTPEEVAELVTFLLTSDAPYINGDVIRIDGGFTSTK